The window GCCGATACCACGACCTAAACGTTTAGCACTGTGCTTAGCACCTTCAGCTGGAGAAAGAGAATTTAAACGCACTCTATTATTCCTCCACTTTAACCATATATGACACTTGATTAATCATACCGCGAACTGCCGGAGTATCGATTAATTCAACTGTATGACGAATATGACGAAGACCTAAACCTTTTAACGTTGCTTTATGTTTCGGTAAACGAGCAATAGAGCTACGAGTTTGAGTTACTTTAATTGTT of the Sphingomonas mesophila genome contains:
- the rpmD gene encoding 50S ribosomal protein L30, whose translation is MAKTIKVTQTRSSIARLPKHKATLKGLGLRHIRHTVELIDTPAVRGMINQVSYMVKVEE